Proteins encoded by one window of Dendropsophus ebraccatus isolate aDenEbr1 chromosome 4, aDenEbr1.pat, whole genome shotgun sequence:
- the BRK1 gene encoding protein BRICK1: protein MASQEDPVQREIHQDWANREYIEVITSSIKKIADFLNSFDMSCRSRLATLNEKLTALERRIEYIEARVTKGETLT from the exons ATGGCCAGCCAGGAGGACCCGGTGCAGAGGGAGATCCATCAGGACTGGGCCAACCGGGAGTACATCGAGGTGATCACCAGCAGCATCAAGAAGATCGCCGATTTCCTCAACTCCTTTG ACATGTCCTGCCGCTCACGCCTGGCTACATTAAACGAGAAGCTGACGGCATTGGAGAGACGGATTGAGTACATAGAAGCGCGG GTCACCAAAGGAGAAACCTTGACTTAG